The following proteins are co-located in the Micromonospora viridifaciens genome:
- the rpsR gene encoding 30S ribosomal protein S18: MAKAAALRKPKKKVNPLDKDGITYIDYKDTALLRKFISDRGKIRARRVTGVTSQQQRQIARAVKNAREMALLPYTATTR; the protein is encoded by the coding sequence ATGGCCAAGGCTGCGGCACTTCGCAAGCCGAAGAAGAAGGTGAACCCGCTCGACAAGGACGGGATCACCTACATCGATTACAAGGACACCGCGCTGCTGCGCAAGTTCATCTCCGACCGCGGCAAGATCCGCGCTCGGCGGGTGACCGGCGTGACCTCGCAGCAGCAGCGGCAGATCGCCCGTGCGGTCAAGAACGCCCGCGAGATGGCGCTCCTGCCGTACACGGCCACGACCCGCTGA
- a CDS encoding deoxyribonuclease IV has protein sequence MRIGAHVDPTDPLAEAAARDAEAVQFFLSDPQGWKAPKPREDAERLRAADVDLYVHAPYVINVATLNNRIRIPSRKLLVNHAAAAAAVGARGLIVHGGHVNAGDDLASGFDNWRKTFAYAAESGGFPLPVLIENTAGGDNACARRLDALARLWDALGDYEVGFCLDTCHAHAGGEELLGLVDRVKAITGRIDLIHANNSKGAFNSGQDRHDNLDGGTIDPELVVAVIRAAGAPVIVETPGGVEGQAADIAFLRRQLGTGASAA, from the coding sequence ATGCGAATCGGAGCCCACGTCGATCCGACCGACCCGCTGGCCGAGGCGGCCGCCCGGGACGCCGAGGCCGTGCAGTTCTTCCTCTCCGATCCCCAGGGATGGAAGGCCCCGAAGCCGCGGGAGGACGCGGAGCGGCTGCGGGCGGCCGACGTCGATCTCTACGTGCACGCGCCGTACGTCATCAACGTGGCCACGCTGAACAACCGGATCCGCATCCCCAGCCGCAAGCTGCTCGTCAACCACGCGGCCGCTGCGGCGGCCGTCGGGGCCAGGGGGTTGATCGTGCACGGTGGCCACGTCAACGCGGGCGACGACCTGGCCTCCGGCTTTGACAACTGGCGCAAGACCTTCGCGTACGCGGCGGAGTCGGGCGGCTTCCCGCTCCCGGTGCTGATCGAGAACACCGCCGGCGGCGACAACGCCTGCGCCCGTCGCCTCGACGCGCTGGCCCGGCTCTGGGACGCGCTCGGCGACTACGAGGTGGGCTTCTGCCTCGACACGTGCCACGCGCACGCCGGCGGCGAGGAGCTGTTGGGCCTGGTGGACCGGGTCAAGGCGATCACCGGCCGGATCGACCTGATCCACGCGAACAACTCCAAGGGCGCCTTCAACTCGGGGCAGGACCGGCACGACAACCTCGACGGCGGGACCATCGACCCGGAGCTGGTCGTGGCGGTGATCCGGGCGGCCGGCGCTCCGGTGATCGTGGAGACACCGGGCGGCGTCGAGGGCCAGGCGGCGGACATCGCCTTCCTGCGCCGGCAGTTGGGCACCGGAGCGTCGGCGGCATGA
- a CDS encoding TFIIB-type zinc ribbon-containing protein, which translates to MQLTCPKCHGDMRQYERSGVIIDQCGECRGIFLDRGELEKLFEAEATWNRQHAAPQAAPTAGGYTPPPPPPPTAAPQQPGYGAVPPPPPPPPGHGYAQPAYGHGGHYGYHGHYKRKKRHGFLGELFD; encoded by the coding sequence ATGCAGCTCACCTGCCCCAAGTGCCACGGAGACATGCGCCAGTACGAGCGCAGCGGAGTGATCATCGACCAGTGCGGCGAGTGCCGCGGCATCTTCCTCGACCGCGGCGAGCTCGAAAAGCTCTTCGAGGCCGAGGCGACCTGGAACCGGCAGCACGCCGCGCCGCAGGCCGCACCCACCGCCGGCGGCTACACCCCGCCGCCGCCCCCGCCGCCCACCGCCGCCCCGCAACAGCCCGGGTACGGCGCCGTTCCGCCGCCCCCTCCGCCGCCGCCCGGCCACGGATACGCGCAGCCGGCGTACGGCCACGGCGGGCACTACGGCTACCACGGCCACTACAAGCGCAAGAAGCGCCACGGCTTCCTCGGCGAACTCTTCGACTGA
- a CDS encoding single-stranded DNA-binding protein, with the protein MREEMVMAGDTTITVIGNLTDDPELRFTPSGAAVAKFRVASTPRFMDKASGEWKDGEPLFLSCTVWRQAAENVAESLQRGARVIVSGRLRQRSYETREGEKRTVIELEVDEIGPSLRYATAKVQKMSRSGGGGGFGGGGQGGGGNFDDPWASAAPAPSRGGSGGGNFDEEPPF; encoded by the coding sequence GTGCGCGAGGAGATGGTCATGGCAGGAGACACCACCATCACGGTCATCGGCAACCTGACCGATGACCCCGAGTTGCGGTTCACCCCCTCCGGTGCCGCGGTCGCCAAGTTCCGGGTCGCCTCGACGCCCCGCTTCATGGACAAGGCGTCCGGCGAGTGGAAGGACGGCGAGCCGTTGTTCCTCTCGTGCACGGTCTGGCGGCAGGCCGCCGAGAACGTCGCCGAGTCGCTGCAGCGCGGCGCCCGGGTGATCGTGTCCGGCCGGCTGCGTCAGCGGTCGTACGAGACCCGTGAGGGTGAGAAGCGCACCGTCATCGAGCTGGAGGTCGACGAGATCGGCCCGTCGCTGCGCTACGCCACGGCGAAGGTGCAGAAGATGTCCCGCTCCGGCGGCGGTGGCGGCTTCGGTGGTGGTGGCCAGGGCGGCGGAGGCAACTTCGACGACCCCTGGGCCTCGGCTGCCCCGGCTCCCTCGCGCGGTGGTTCGGGCGGCGGAAACTTCGACGAGGAGCCCCCGTTCTGA
- a CDS encoding glycosyltransferase 87 family protein, whose amino-acid sequence MTADPDRPTTATRRWTTIDSAAGGLALDLGLYAGSAAFAGVTAATSTLLPHRAWGTLAAAGYLLAALAVVGQLIARRRPAGTPFAGLGARWAVTGVAWATTALLPLVAQSVQRAAGRADRAQEEVVVVEQAGIRLTEHGTPYLGHDAIAALPPAEQLLGYTPYQPGMALFGLPRAAADGWWTDARVWFALATVAVLALAVATLRATPGPAAPARGAAVLRGVQAATVLPVCALTLATGGDDLPVLALCLLALALAAADRPGRAGLAVGAAGALKLFAWPVAVVLVGWAVTRRAGVRAALGAFGVPVVALLPALLVDRDALVENVLRFPLGHGLVTSPAQSPFPGHLIATALPAGRVVAAALLVAAGAAIAVRLLRRPPRTAVTTALICGYGLLAAILLMPSTRFGYLLYPIALLVWAPALAGADRLSPNFRHAARPKGVDLRT is encoded by the coding sequence GTGACCGCCGACCCCGACCGGCCCACCACCGCCACCCGGCGCTGGACAACCATCGACTCCGCGGCCGGCGGGCTCGCCCTCGATCTGGGCCTCTACGCCGGCTCGGCGGCCTTCGCCGGGGTCACCGCCGCCACCTCCACCCTGCTCCCGCATCGGGCCTGGGGCACCCTAGCCGCCGCTGGCTACCTGCTCGCGGCGCTCGCCGTGGTCGGCCAGCTCATCGCTCGGCGGCGGCCCGCCGGCACGCCGTTCGCCGGGCTCGGTGCCCGCTGGGCGGTCACCGGGGTCGCCTGGGCCACCACGGCGCTCCTGCCCCTCGTGGCGCAGAGCGTGCAGCGGGCGGCCGGGCGGGCCGACCGGGCCCAGGAGGAGGTGGTGGTGGTCGAGCAGGCCGGCATCCGGCTCACCGAGCACGGCACCCCCTACCTCGGCCACGACGCGATCGCCGCGCTGCCACCGGCGGAACAGCTGCTCGGCTACACCCCGTACCAGCCCGGGATGGCGCTGTTCGGGCTGCCCCGGGCCGCCGCCGACGGCTGGTGGACCGACGCACGGGTCTGGTTCGCCCTGGCCACCGTCGCGGTGCTCGCCCTCGCGGTGGCCACCCTGCGGGCCACGCCCGGCCCGGCCGCGCCCGCCCGGGGCGCCGCGGTGCTCCGGGGCGTACAGGCGGCCACCGTGCTGCCCGTCTGCGCGCTCACCCTGGCGACCGGCGGCGACGACCTGCCCGTACTCGCGCTCTGCCTGCTCGCGCTGGCCCTCGCCGCGGCCGACCGGCCCGGTCGGGCCGGCCTGGCGGTCGGCGCAGCCGGCGCGCTGAAACTCTTCGCCTGGCCGGTCGCGGTCGTGCTGGTCGGCTGGGCCGTCACCCGCCGAGCCGGCGTCCGCGCCGCCCTCGGGGCCTTCGGGGTGCCCGTCGTCGCGCTGCTACCCGCCCTGCTGGTCGACCGGGACGCCCTGGTCGAGAACGTGCTTCGCTTCCCGCTCGGGCACGGCCTGGTGACCAGTCCCGCGCAGTCCCCGTTCCCCGGCCACCTCATCGCCACCGCGCTGCCCGCCGGCCGGGTAGTCGCCGCCGCGCTGCTGGTCGCGGCGGGCGCGGCGATCGCCGTCCGGCTCCTCCGCCGGCCGCCGCGCACCGCCGTGACCACCGCGCTGATCTGCGGGTACGGGCTGCTCGCGGCGATCCTGCTGATGCCGTCGACCCGCTTCGGCTACCTGCTCTATCCGATCGCCCTGCTGGTCTGGGCCCCCGCACTGGCCGGGGCCGACCGGCTTTCCCCCAACTTCCGCCACGCGGCCCGCCCCAAGGGCGTAGACCTGAGGACATGA
- the rpsF gene encoding 30S ribosomal protein S6, whose translation MRHYEIMVILDPSLEERTVAPSLDTYLNVIRTAGGSVEKTDVWGRRRLAYEINKKAEGIYAVIDLQATPEAVAELDRQLRLNESVLRTKVIRPEMR comes from the coding sequence TTGCGTCATTACGAGATCATGGTGATCCTCGACCCCAGCCTCGAGGAGCGCACCGTCGCCCCGTCGCTCGACACGTACCTGAACGTGATTCGGACCGCGGGTGGCTCGGTGGAGAAGACCGACGTGTGGGGCCGCCGGCGCCTCGCGTACGAGATCAACAAGAAGGCCGAGGGCATCTACGCCGTCATCGACCTCCAGGCGACGCCGGAGGCGGTGGCCGAGCTGGATCGTCAGCTCCGACTCAACGAGTCGGTGCTGCGCACCAAGGTCATCCGCCCGGAGATGCGCTGA
- a CDS encoding phosphoribosyltransferase, with product MTTYRDRAEAGQRLADRLTDLAGRPDVIVLGLVRGGVHVARVIAERLGAPLDVLVVRKLGVPWAPEVAYGALGPDGVEVLNEMVAGRLSDADKAEVRQREQAELDRRERRYRAGRSPLDLAGRTAVIADDGLATGATARAAVQVARHLGAARVVVAVPVGSDQAYEMLAAEADQVVILETPPDFMAVGAYYEDFHEVSDDEVTEALTATA from the coding sequence ATGACCACCTATCGCGACCGGGCCGAGGCGGGGCAGAGGCTCGCCGACCGGCTCACCGACCTCGCCGGACGGCCCGACGTCATCGTCCTCGGGCTGGTCCGCGGCGGCGTACATGTCGCCCGGGTGATCGCCGAACGGCTCGGTGCGCCACTGGACGTGCTGGTGGTCCGCAAGCTCGGCGTGCCGTGGGCGCCCGAGGTGGCGTACGGCGCGCTCGGCCCCGACGGGGTGGAGGTGCTCAACGAGATGGTCGCCGGCCGGCTCAGCGACGCCGACAAGGCCGAGGTGCGGCAGCGCGAACAGGCCGAACTGGACCGCCGGGAGCGCCGCTACCGGGCCGGCCGCTCGCCGCTCGACCTGGCCGGGCGCACCGCGGTCATCGCCGACGACGGGCTGGCCACCGGGGCCACCGCCCGCGCCGCCGTGCAGGTCGCCCGTCACCTGGGCGCCGCCCGGGTCGTGGTGGCCGTGCCGGTCGGCTCCGACCAGGCGTACGAGATGCTGGCGGCCGAGGCCGACCAGGTGGTAATTCTGGAGACGCCACCCGACTTCATGGCGGTCGGGGCGTACTACGAGGACTTCCACGAGGTCTCCGACGACGAGGTGACGGAGGCGCTGACCGCCACCGCGTGA
- the rplI gene encoding 50S ribosomal protein L9 — protein MKIILTQEVSGLGTPGDIVEVKDGYGRNYLLPQGFAIAWTKGAEKQVTVIKRARAAREIRDLGHANEVKAQIEGLKVNLKARAGEGGRLFGSVTPAEVVDAVKAAGGPALDRRRLELPGHIKSTGSYSVSIKLHPEVTAKFDLNVVQG, from the coding sequence ATGAAGATCATCCTGACTCAGGAGGTGTCCGGCCTCGGCACTCCGGGCGACATCGTCGAGGTGAAGGACGGCTACGGCCGTAACTACCTGCTGCCGCAGGGCTTCGCGATCGCCTGGACCAAGGGCGCGGAGAAGCAGGTCACGGTCATCAAGCGGGCCCGCGCGGCCCGAGAGATCCGCGACCTCGGCCACGCCAACGAGGTCAAGGCCCAGATCGAGGGCCTGAAGGTCAACCTGAAGGCCCGCGCCGGCGAGGGCGGCCGCCTCTTCGGCTCGGTCACCCCGGCCGAGGTCGTCGACGCCGTCAAGGCGGCCGGCGGTCCGGCGCTGGACCGCCGCCGGCTGGAGCTGCCCGGTCACATCAAGTCGACCGGCTCCTACTCGGTGAGCATCAAGCTGCACCCCGAGGTGACCGCCAAGTTCGACCTGAACGTCGTCCAGGGCTGA
- the dnaB gene encoding replicative DNA helicase → MSVTDDTRTERTGGQPPAPAQRDAQFEKTPPQDVAAEQCVLGGMLLSKDAIADVVEILKSNDFYRPVHATIFDAILDIYGRGEPADPITVAAALADSGDLARIGGAPYLHTLIASVPTAANAAYYARIVAERAVLRRLVEAGTRIVQLGYGTGQGGSRDVDDIVDLAQQAVYEVTEKRVSEDFAVLADMLQPTLDEIEAVGAQGGVMSGVPTGFSDLDRLLNGLHPGQLIIVAGRPGLGKALALDTPLPTPEGWTTMGEVAVGEKLLAADGTPTTITAVFDVMHDRPCYEVEFSDGSVIVADAEHLWKTTTRASRRQPEARLRHYWSEESLAKVRAAAATASAEPDHLVTLAQALEQVGPEFRNVLHTVARQVGANGRVSRPVTRAGKARNWTAPGYPAGALLAGLHERAERQINAGARASHGGVVTTAQIAATLRTDTADRRLNHAVENCAPLQLPERDLVVPPYTLGVWLGDGHTGASRFTTADVEMVDLVGQDGFLVRPSGPMVYTIVLPAPVANPDRTCVDCGCSTRALRENPSTRRCAECHDRNGSFLALLRRAGVAHEKHIPQEYLRASVAQRRALLAGLMDTDGTVAPAGNLQYTSTSKRLIEGVRELVVSLGYRCTVNEKRVKGRNEDSSTAYTLNFSTPDPVFRLARKRTAHAARRRTSSDVRTTARFIVDVRPVPSVPVRCVTVDNSDHLYLAGRSMIPTHNSTASMDFARNAAIRANQASAIFSLEMSKVEIVMRLLSAEARVPLHVLRSGQLSDDDWTKLARCMGEISEAPLFVDDTPSMNLMEIRAKARRLKQKHDLKLIVVDYLQLMTSPKRTESRQQEVADLSRGLKLLAKEVECPVIAVSQLNRGPEQRTDKRPQLSDLRESGSIEQDADVVILLHRDDYYDKESPRAGEADFIVAKHRNGPTDTVTVAAQLHLSRFVDMAIV, encoded by the coding sequence GTGTCGGTCACCGACGACACGCGTACGGAGCGGACCGGTGGACAACCGCCCGCGCCAGCGCAGCGCGACGCGCAGTTCGAGAAGACCCCGCCCCAGGACGTGGCCGCTGAGCAGTGTGTCCTCGGCGGCATGCTGCTCTCCAAGGACGCCATCGCCGACGTCGTGGAGATCCTGAAGTCCAACGACTTCTACCGCCCGGTGCACGCCACCATCTTCGACGCGATCCTCGACATCTACGGCCGCGGCGAGCCGGCCGACCCGATCACCGTGGCGGCCGCCCTCGCCGACTCCGGTGACCTGGCCCGGATCGGCGGCGCGCCCTACCTGCACACGCTGATCGCCAGCGTGCCGACCGCCGCCAACGCCGCCTACTACGCGCGCATCGTGGCGGAGCGGGCCGTGCTGCGCCGGCTGGTCGAGGCCGGCACCCGGATCGTCCAGCTCGGGTACGGCACCGGCCAGGGCGGCAGCCGGGACGTCGACGACATCGTCGACCTCGCTCAGCAGGCCGTCTACGAGGTGACCGAGAAGCGGGTCAGCGAGGACTTCGCCGTGCTCGCCGACATGCTCCAGCCGACGCTCGACGAGATCGAGGCGGTGGGTGCCCAGGGCGGCGTGATGAGCGGCGTGCCGACCGGCTTCAGCGACCTCGACCGACTGCTCAACGGCCTGCACCCGGGGCAACTCATCATCGTGGCGGGCCGGCCGGGTCTCGGAAAGGCCCTTGCGCTCGACACCCCGCTGCCCACCCCGGAGGGCTGGACCACCATGGGTGAGGTGGCGGTCGGGGAGAAGCTGCTCGCGGCGGATGGCACCCCGACCACCATCACGGCCGTCTTCGATGTGATGCACGACCGCCCCTGCTACGAGGTCGAGTTCTCCGACGGCTCGGTGATCGTGGCGGACGCGGAGCACCTCTGGAAGACGACAACCCGGGCCAGCCGCCGGCAGCCGGAGGCGCGCCTGCGCCACTACTGGTCCGAGGAGTCGCTGGCCAAGGTACGGGCGGCCGCGGCGACGGCCAGCGCTGAGCCAGACCATCTGGTCACCCTCGCGCAGGCTCTCGAGCAGGTAGGCCCCGAGTTCCGGAACGTGCTGCACACCGTGGCCCGGCAGGTGGGTGCCAACGGCCGGGTGAGCAGGCCGGTGACCCGGGCCGGCAAGGCACGGAACTGGACGGCTCCCGGCTACCCGGCCGGCGCGCTCCTGGCCGGCCTCCACGAACGGGCCGAGCGGCAGATCAATGCCGGAGCACGGGCGAGTCACGGCGGTGTGGTGACTACTGCGCAGATCGCCGCGACACTGCGTACGGACACGGCCGATCGCCGGCTGAACCACGCGGTGGAGAACTGCGCGCCGCTTCAGCTGCCCGAGCGGGACCTGGTGGTCCCGCCGTACACCCTCGGGGTGTGGCTCGGAGACGGGCACACCGGGGCGAGCCGCTTCACGACCGCCGACGTCGAGATGGTCGACCTGGTCGGGCAGGACGGTTTCCTCGTACGCCCCAGCGGGCCGATGGTCTACACCATCGTGCTGCCCGCTCCCGTCGCCAACCCTGACCGGACCTGTGTCGACTGCGGCTGCTCCACCCGGGCCCTCCGGGAGAACCCTTCGACGCGCCGGTGCGCCGAGTGCCATGACCGGAACGGGTCTTTCCTGGCCCTGCTTAGGCGGGCCGGGGTGGCGCACGAGAAGCACATCCCGCAGGAGTACCTCCGCGCCTCGGTCGCCCAACGTCGGGCGCTGCTCGCCGGCCTGATGGACACCGACGGCACGGTGGCTCCGGCGGGGAACCTCCAGTACACGTCCACCTCGAAGCGCCTGATCGAAGGCGTTCGGGAACTTGTGGTCAGTCTCGGCTACCGATGCACGGTCAACGAGAAGCGGGTCAAGGGACGGAACGAGGATTCGTCGACCGCGTACACCCTGAACTTCTCCACTCCCGACCCGGTCTTCCGTCTGGCGCGGAAGCGCACGGCGCACGCGGCGCGGCGAAGGACGTCCTCGGACGTTCGGACCACCGCTCGCTTCATCGTGGATGTCCGGCCGGTGCCGAGCGTCCCGGTGCGCTGCGTCACGGTGGACAACTCCGACCACCTCTACCTCGCCGGTCGGTCCATGATTCCGACTCACAACAGCACCGCGAGCATGGACTTTGCCCGAAATGCTGCCATTCGCGCCAACCAGGCGTCGGCGATCTTCTCGCTGGAAATGAGCAAGGTCGAGATCGTCATGCGGCTGCTCTCGGCCGAGGCCCGCGTACCGCTGCACGTGCTGCGCAGCGGCCAACTCTCCGACGACGACTGGACCAAGCTGGCCCGCTGCATGGGCGAGATCAGTGAGGCCCCGCTCTTCGTCGACGACACGCCGAGCATGAACCTGATGGAGATCCGGGCCAAGGCGCGGCGGCTCAAGCAGAAGCACGACCTCAAGCTGATCGTGGTCGACTACCTCCAGCTGATGACCTCGCCGAAGCGCACCGAGAGCCGGCAGCAGGAGGTCGCGGACCTGTCCCGTGGCCTGAAGCTGCTGGCCAAGGAGGTCGAGTGCCCGGTGATCGCGGTCAGCCAGCTGAACCGTGGCCCCGAGCAGCGCACCGACAAGCGACCCCAGTTGTCCGATTTGCGCGAATCGGGCTCAATTGAGCAAGATGCCGACGTTGTCATCCTTTTGCACCGCGACGACTACTACGACAAGGAGTCGCCGCGGGCCGGAGAAGCGGACTTTATTGTTGCTAAGCACAGAAATGGTCCGACCGACACGGTGACGGTCGCGGCCCAGCTGCACCTGTCCCGCTTCGTCGACATGGCCATCGTCTGA
- a CDS encoding putative bifunctional diguanylate cyclase/phosphodiesterase, translated as MDSVRRGGRGADRRLRSLVGLIVVLAVTVCVLSLISAGGDPPDSVSDLATISTLTFMVTVGTMVTARVRIRSTTHSITWSETAILIGIALAPLPWVVLCTAAGVAIAFAIFRLPAIKTAFSIAKNTLVAAGAGLTLAALNAHWHPDGPLELLGPVGAAYFVATFLDEAMAIPVIALASGTRIRQQFRSNWDLRAVGVVVRFVVTVCTLLILQADPRLLLAVPPLVLSLHLAYSTRIRTRTEQQAWQRLAQTTDALNVVDLDQVLTTAVTQAAELFSADEVEVELHEGGRTVRGGTGGIAYDGATPAPSTVDGSVIPLALEGHDHSVNLGVLRLRFAGPVELSEREQYTLRTFASALCTAVRNAQAYAELARIAEEHAYAATHDALTGLSNRRHLLDEGTEQLTARHADGVTALVLIDLNHFKEVNDTLGHGAGDRVLMQVADRLRDAASPGDLVARLGGDEFAVLLRGLPAPAVAAHRADTLLAALHEPIDLDGMRISVEASGGIAAAPASGGMTELLRRADVAMYQAKRSGRRTATYAPTRDTADLGRLPLGGELPRAVADHEFTVNFQPIVDLGSGEVIGAEALARWHHPTHGMIDPLRFIEAVERSGLLPAFAEAILDQALIAAGTWREAGFDLPVSVNVSPRSLLDARFPGAVLARLRAHDLPPDRLVLELTETLTLSQLDVVDRVLSRLRDSGVRLALDDFGTGYSSLSLLSRIPVHELKIDRSFVTAMESSAEAAAVIRSTLDLGRSLDLTVVAEGVESEPQRRALWELGCAAGQGHLFARPLPAGTLLAALQRGAGGRPGSLAPPLHDAGAVIRLPGRRAGGRGRTAAAESTPTRAADEPSRH; from the coding sequence ATGGACAGCGTCCGGCGAGGTGGCCGTGGGGCCGACAGGCGACTGAGGAGCCTGGTCGGCCTCATCGTCGTCCTGGCAGTCACGGTGTGCGTGCTCTCGCTGATCTCGGCAGGGGGAGATCCGCCCGACTCGGTCAGCGACCTCGCCACGATCTCGACCCTCACGTTCATGGTGACGGTGGGCACCATGGTCACGGCACGGGTGCGTATCAGGTCGACCACCCACTCCATCACATGGAGCGAGACAGCGATCCTAATCGGGATCGCGCTGGCACCACTTCCGTGGGTGGTTCTCTGCACTGCGGCCGGTGTAGCCATCGCCTTCGCGATCTTCCGGCTGCCGGCGATCAAGACGGCCTTCAGTATTGCGAAGAACACTCTGGTCGCGGCTGGTGCCGGGCTCACGTTGGCAGCGCTTAACGCCCACTGGCACCCGGACGGTCCGCTTGAGCTGCTCGGACCCGTCGGCGCGGCCTATTTCGTAGCGACGTTCCTCGACGAGGCGATGGCCATACCGGTGATCGCATTGGCGTCCGGTACCCGGATCCGCCAGCAGTTCCGGTCGAACTGGGACCTGCGGGCGGTCGGCGTCGTGGTGCGGTTCGTGGTGACGGTGTGCACGCTGCTCATCCTCCAGGCCGACCCCCGACTGCTGCTCGCCGTGCCGCCGCTGGTGCTCAGCCTGCATTTGGCGTACTCGACCCGGATCCGCACCCGCACGGAGCAGCAGGCCTGGCAGCGGCTGGCCCAGACCACCGACGCGCTCAACGTGGTCGACCTCGATCAGGTGCTCACCACGGCGGTCACCCAGGCCGCCGAACTCTTCTCCGCCGACGAGGTGGAGGTCGAGTTGCACGAGGGTGGTCGCACCGTCCGCGGCGGCACCGGCGGCATCGCGTACGACGGTGCGACTCCCGCGCCCAGCACCGTGGACGGCAGCGTCATCCCGCTGGCGCTCGAAGGTCACGACCACTCGGTCAACCTCGGTGTGCTGCGGCTCCGCTTCGCCGGGCCGGTCGAGCTCTCCGAGCGCGAGCAGTACACCCTGCGTACCTTCGCTTCCGCGCTCTGCACCGCGGTCCGCAACGCCCAGGCGTACGCCGAGCTGGCCCGGATCGCCGAGGAGCACGCGTACGCCGCCACCCACGACGCCCTGACCGGGCTCTCCAACCGACGTCACCTGCTCGACGAGGGCACCGAGCAGCTGACCGCCCGGCACGCCGACGGCGTCACGGCCCTGGTGCTGATCGATCTCAACCACTTCAAGGAGGTCAACGACACCCTCGGGCACGGCGCCGGCGACCGGGTGCTCATGCAGGTCGCCGACCGGCTGCGCGACGCGGCCAGCCCGGGCGACCTGGTGGCCCGGCTCGGCGGCGACGAGTTCGCCGTCCTGCTGCGCGGGCTGCCCGCTCCGGCGGTGGCCGCGCACCGGGCCGACACGCTGCTCGCCGCCCTGCACGAGCCGATCGACCTGGACGGCATGCGGATCAGCGTGGAGGCCAGCGGCGGCATCGCCGCCGCACCGGCCAGCGGCGGGATGACCGAGCTGCTGCGCCGTGCCGATGTGGCGATGTACCAGGCCAAGCGGTCCGGCCGGCGGACCGCCACGTACGCGCCGACCCGCGACACGGCCGACCTGGGCCGGCTCCCCCTCGGCGGCGAGCTGCCGCGCGCGGTCGCCGACCACGAGTTCACCGTGAACTTCCAGCCGATCGTCGACCTGGGCAGCGGCGAGGTGATCGGCGCGGAGGCGCTGGCCCGCTGGCACCACCCGACGCACGGCATGATCGACCCGCTGCGCTTCATCGAGGCGGTGGAACGCTCCGGGCTGCTGCCCGCGTTCGCCGAGGCGATCCTCGACCAGGCGCTGATCGCGGCCGGCACCTGGCGGGAAGCCGGCTTCGACCTGCCGGTCTCGGTCAACGTGTCGCCGCGCAGCCTTCTCGACGCCCGCTTCCCCGGGGCGGTGCTGGCCCGGCTGCGGGCGCACGACCTGCCGCCGGACCGGCTGGTTCTGGAGCTGACCGAGACCCTGACGCTCAGCCAGCTGGACGTGGTGGACCGGGTGCTCAGCCGGCTGCGCGACTCCGGCGTACGGCTGGCCCTCGACGACTTCGGCACCGGCTACTCCTCACTCTCCCTGCTCTCCCGCATCCCCGTGCACGAGTTGAAGATCGACCGGAGCTTCGTCACCGCGATGGAGAGCTCGGCCGAGGCCGCCGCCGTGATCCGCTCCACCCTCGACCTGGGCCGCAGCCTCGACCTGACCGTGGTCGCCGAGGGTGTGGAGAGCGAGCCGCAGCGCCGGGCGCTCTGGGAGCTGGGCTGCGCCGCCGGGCAGGGCCATCTCTTCGCCCGGCCGCTGCCGGCCGGCACGCTGCTCGCCGCCCTCCAGCGGGGCGCGGGCGGGCGTCCGGGCAGCCTGGCACCCCCGCTGCACGACGCGGGCGCGGTGATCCGCCTGCCCGGTCGCCGGGCGGGCGGGCGCGGCCGGACGGCCGCCGCCGAGTCCACCCCCACCCGGGCCGCCGACGAGCCCAGCCGCCACTGA